GGGTTATGAGGGGTGACATGCAGGCCGGCGCTGAGGCCGTCGGCATCGGCGTGTGCCAGCCACTGCCCGAGTAACCGGCTGCCGATGCCGCGCCCGCACCAGGCGGGCAGCAGGGCCATGTCGATGAACTGCACGTGGCTGTCGGTCCAGTGCAGGTAGACGCGGCCAATGGGCTCGCCCGCCACTTCGATGATGAAGAAGTCGGCGTCGGCGAACTGGGCTTGGTAATAGTCGTGCTGGGCTTGGAACTGCTGGTCGAGGAACACATCGATGGCGGCCTGGGGCCACGGCAGCAGGGCCATTTCGGCGGCACGGGTGGTGCCGTAGAGGGTGCGCAGGAACGCCCGGTCGACGTCCACGATGGGACGGAGGCTCACCTCGGAAATGGACATCGGGTATGGCTTCCCTGCATAAGGTTACCCCATGGTGAGGGGCGCACATCCAAGTGAATTGTCCTACACAATCTGCAGCAGCGTAGCCGAAGAGCAAGGCAAATAGCCACTACCCAAACAGGGTCTTTTCAACTTTTTTCTCAAACACCCGTTCGAGGTCGTTTGACGCCATTTCCTAGACGTTTCGCAACCGTATGGATTCCAACGCGTTGTAAGGCGCCTGGGCCCAACGGATGACCGCAGCCCGTATTTCGTCGTCGGCCTCCTCGCGCTTGCGCTGGCTGTCGGCGCTGAAGTTCATGGCCGGCTGCTTGGCGTCGAAGGCCGCGACGGCGCGCAGGTCAGCCACATCGCCTGGCTGGATGCCGAACAGTGGCCCGAGGCGTCCCCAGACGGCGTCGGGCAATTCGCTGTAGTTCACGGCGATGGCGCCGTGGCGTTCGCACAACGTTAGGCCAGCCGCGAGAATTTCGCCAATCATCCGGCAGGTGTATTCCACCGTGCCCATGGCTTGGGGGGCTGGCAGCAGGCTGTCGAGGCCCGAAGCACCAAGCAGCCCCGGCACCCGATGCATGCCCGCCTGGCGCAGTTGCGAGACAACGATTTCCAGTGGGTCGCGGTAGAGGAATACCCGGGCCGCATCGGGATACAGCGCCGTCAGCAGCGGTGCGTCGAAGATGTTCCAGGCATCGAGCTTGATCAGCAGTTGCTGCTCGTCACCCTGGCGGCGCTGGCCATAGGCCGAGCACAGTGCGCGCAGGGCCTCGGCTTGCCAGCTTGCAGCGGCTGGATCCTGGCGCGCGGCGCGCAGCAGGTTGTCCAGCGGCGCAGGTTCGGACAGCACGATGTTACGGGGCTGGCTGGCCAGCAACTGAGCGACCAGGGTCGAACCACAACGTGAAGCGTGGAACAGCAGGGCCGTGGGGCTCAGGCCCGGACTGCGTGCATACCCGTCGAGCAGCGCCTGGACATCGGTTTCACGGCGCATCGCCTGGTTGAACGGCAGGCGCAGCGCCAGGTCGACATCGTCGCGGAAGAATGGCCGGGTCAGGCGCCGCTCGCCAAACCAGCACCAGTCCACCCGCCAGCCGGCGTCGCCTTGCCAGAGGCGAATGGGCAGCCAGCCCTGGAAGTCCAGCGGAGTATTCATACGCGCCATTGATCGCTCCATGCCTGCTTGCCCCGGCGCATGGCGGCCAAGACCTCTGCGTCGGAAAAAAACTGCCCATGCTCGGCGCCCAATCGC
This window of the Pseudomonas mosselii genome carries:
- a CDS encoding sulfotransferase, with translation MARMNTPLDFQGWLPIRLWQGDAGWRVDWCWFGERRLTRPFFRDDVDLALRLPFNQAMRRETDVQALLDGYARSPGLSPTALLFHASRCGSTLVAQLLASQPRNIVLSEPAPLDNLLRAARQDPAAASWQAEALRALCSAYGQRRQGDEQQLLIKLDAWNIFDAPLLTALYPDAARVFLYRDPLEIVVSQLRQAGMHRVPGLLGASGLDSLLPAPQAMGTVEYTCRMIGEILAAGLTLCERHGAIAVNYSELPDAVWGRLGPLFGIQPGDVADLRAVAAFDAKQPAMNFSADSQRKREEADDEIRAAVIRWAQAPYNALESIRLRNV
- a CDS encoding GNAT family N-acetyltransferase, whose protein sequence is MSISEVSLRPIVDVDRAFLRTLYGTTRAAEMALLPWPQAAIDVFLDQQFQAQHDYYQAQFADADFFIIEVAGEPIGRVYLHWTDSHVQFIDMALLPAWCGRGIGSRLLGQWLAHADADGLSAGLHVTPHNPALRLYQRCGFEVVGETGLSLKMRRAALTTAIRA